A window from Candidatus Amarolinea dominans encodes these proteins:
- a CDS encoding M67 family metallopeptidase: MSNHGGQLIVPAAMQAEIIAHARAGWPEEVCGILRGRDGIVTGLLPATNVAADRRFNYTVDPTILLRQFDFEEAGEEMIAIYHSHPSSPAYPSATDARQATYPDAVYLICSLQQTQAPVLRGFRLHTLPYDGAASDFPLHPVRGRDDFWAYQHPEPDAFYLLRLNLPEAGFRWLQVRIAEVTLRSS, encoded by the coding sequence ATGTCCAACCACGGTGGTCAACTCATCGTACCCGCGGCGATGCAGGCGGAGATCATCGCCCACGCGCGCGCGGGCTGGCCTGAGGAGGTGTGCGGCATCCTGCGCGGCCGCGACGGGATCGTCACCGGCCTGCTGCCAGCAACCAACGTGGCCGCGGACCGCCGCTTCAACTACACCGTGGATCCAACCATCCTCCTGCGCCAGTTCGATTTCGAGGAGGCGGGCGAGGAGATGATCGCCATCTATCATTCGCACCCGTCGTCGCCGGCCTACCCGTCGGCCACCGATGCGCGCCAGGCCACCTATCCCGACGCGGTCTACCTCATCTGCTCGCTGCAACAGACGCAGGCGCCAGTGCTGCGCGGCTTTCGCCTGCACACGCTCCCCTACGACGGCGCCGCCAGCGACTTTCCGCTGCACCCCGTGCGTGGACGTGACGATTTCTGGGCCTATCAACATCCCGAACCAGATGCTTTCTACCTTCTGCGTCTGAACCTGCCAGAGGCTGGGTTCCGTTGGCTCCAGGTACGCATCGCCGAGGTCACGCTGCGTTCCTCGTAG
- a CDS encoding MBL fold metallo-hydrolase: MDSIVVGALQVNCYFLGCEETREAVVIDPGDQANDVLRVLTKHQWRLTQIVNTHAHFDHIMGVRDLKAATGMPFYLHQADLPYVADMRQRVMLWLGFDPGEPPTVDGFLIPGTTVTWGRQALEMRWTPGHSPGSITFVDHAGRRAFVGDALFAGSIGRTDLPGRQPPPAPGRHPPADLHLAG; this comes from the coding sequence GTGGATTCGATCGTTGTCGGCGCGTTGCAGGTTAACTGCTATTTCCTGGGCTGTGAGGAGACACGTGAGGCTGTTGTGATTGATCCGGGCGACCAGGCGAACGATGTGCTGCGTGTGTTGACCAAACATCAGTGGCGCCTGACGCAGATCGTCAACACCCACGCCCATTTCGACCACATCATGGGCGTACGCGACCTGAAGGCCGCGACCGGCATGCCCTTCTACCTGCATCAGGCCGATCTGCCCTACGTGGCCGACATGCGCCAGCGGGTCATGCTTTGGCTTGGCTTCGACCCCGGTGAGCCGCCCACCGTGGATGGCTTCCTGATTCCGGGCACTACCGTGACCTGGGGACGCCAGGCCCTGGAAATGCGTTGGACGCCCGGACATTCGCCGGGCAGCATCACCTTTGTGGACCACGCCGGGCGCCGGGCCTTCGTAGGCGATGCGCTTTTCGCCGGCTCGATTGGGCGCACCGACTTGCCCGGGCGGCAACCACCGCCAGCTCCTGGACGGCATCCGCCAGCAGATCTTCACCTTGCCGGATGA
- the polA gene encoding DNA polymerase I produces the protein MTQQKLPTLVLIDGYSQAFRAYYGVPLQIATSHGEQTNAVYGFTSMLLNVIADEKPDYIAVAFDVGRTFRHEQFEGYKSTRAKMPDDMARQVPRIRQVVEALNIPIFEIEGYEADDLIGALSRQASAQGVDSILVSGDRDLFQLVNEHVRVRYTAGGPKPKTSIYDVAAVTERYGLTPSQVIDYKALVGDTSDNIPGVPGIGEKTATTLLQTFGTLDNLLARLAEAKPPRAREAIAGHLEQIALARQLATIITELPVTLDLNACRTRDFDHSRVVALFRELEFKSLIERLPQSETAPAEAEPAAVTDDQAQAGVAYRLLTTESELAEVVALCRAAPLVAFDVESTSTDPMQAQLVGVALSWAEGHGAYAAVALDNPPPSTVLRETSDLPLFAVMPDAEMTRSGASVAETQAVGLPIGTLRRVLGPLLADPSVAKAAHNASYDMTVLNEAGMPVNGLAWDTMLAAWLCEPSSHNLGLKDQALARLGIAMTEIQALIGKGKAQITMDQVEPARVARYASADVDMTLRLVPLLQTEMAQKRQTELFDTVEMPLVPVICAIERAGVLLDVPFLKRMELDLAQRLTLLIQEIHALAGLAFNINSTQQLADVLFGKLAIPATSLARTPTGKISLTAGVLEGMAGKHPIIDKILEYRQLGKLQSTYVLALPNLINPRTGRVHTSFNQAGAETGRLSSSNPNLQNIPIRTEIGRQVRRAFIAPTGWQLIAADYSQVELRIVAHASRDPNLLGAFERGEDVHASTAAAVYGVPLAEVTKAMRARAKTVNFGLVYGQGAYGLAQQTGMTTSEATEFISRYFTIYAQVKTYLDSLRVQASQVGYVETLLGRRRYFPELAPSAKTPFNVRQGLERAAINAPIQGTSADIIKLAMIRLAQRLQESGLRARMILQVHDELVLEAPEAEIDRAVALVREVMSNAFTLCIPLKVDVEVGPNWLETEAY, from the coding sequence ATGACCCAGCAAAAATTGCCCACGCTAGTATTGATTGACGGCTACTCGCAGGCTTTTCGCGCCTATTACGGCGTGCCGCTGCAGATTGCAACCAGCCACGGCGAGCAGACGAATGCCGTGTATGGCTTCACCTCGATGTTGCTCAACGTCATCGCGGATGAAAAGCCCGATTACATTGCGGTAGCCTTCGACGTGGGGCGCACCTTCCGCCATGAGCAGTTCGAGGGCTACAAGAGCACGCGGGCGAAGATGCCCGATGACATGGCCAGACAGGTGCCGCGCATCCGCCAGGTGGTCGAGGCGCTCAACATTCCCATCTTCGAGATCGAAGGGTACGAGGCAGACGACCTGATCGGTGCGTTGTCGCGCCAGGCCAGCGCGCAGGGCGTAGACTCCATCTTGGTCAGCGGCGACCGCGACCTGTTTCAGTTGGTCAACGAGCATGTGCGCGTGCGCTACACGGCCGGCGGGCCGAAACCAAAAACCTCGATCTACGACGTGGCCGCGGTCACGGAACGCTATGGCCTGACGCCGTCGCAGGTGATTGACTACAAGGCGTTGGTCGGCGACACCTCCGACAACATTCCGGGCGTGCCAGGCATCGGCGAGAAGACGGCCACCACCCTGCTGCAAACCTTTGGCACGCTGGACAATCTGCTGGCCCGCCTGGCTGAGGCCAAGCCGCCGCGGGCGCGGGAGGCCATTGCCGGCCACCTCGAGCAGATCGCGCTGGCGCGGCAGCTTGCCACGATCATCACCGAACTGCCGGTCACACTGGACCTGAACGCGTGCCGCACGCGTGATTTCGATCACAGCCGCGTGGTGGCCCTGTTCCGCGAGTTGGAATTCAAGAGCCTGATCGAGCGCCTGCCGCAGAGCGAGACGGCGCCCGCGGAGGCCGAGCCGGCCGCAGTCACTGACGACCAAGCGCAGGCCGGCGTGGCGTATCGGCTGCTCACGACGGAGAGCGAACTGGCGGAGGTCGTGGCCCTGTGCCGGGCCGCGCCGCTGGTGGCCTTCGATGTGGAAAGCACCAGCACCGATCCGATGCAGGCGCAGTTGGTGGGCGTGGCGCTCTCGTGGGCCGAAGGGCACGGCGCCTATGCCGCGGTCGCGCTCGACAATCCGCCGCCCAGCACCGTCCTACGTGAAACGTCTGATCTGCCGCTGTTTGCCGTGATGCCAGACGCGGAGATGACGCGGTCAGGCGCCAGCGTGGCCGAAACCCAAGCCGTGGGCCTGCCGATCGGGACCTTGCGCCGGGTGCTGGGGCCGCTGCTGGCTGATCCCAGCGTCGCCAAAGCCGCGCACAACGCGTCCTATGACATGACCGTGCTGAACGAAGCGGGGATGCCGGTCAACGGGCTGGCCTGGGACACCATGCTGGCCGCCTGGCTATGCGAACCCAGCTCGCACAACCTGGGCCTGAAAGATCAGGCGCTGGCGCGCTTGGGCATCGCGATGACAGAGATCCAAGCCTTGATCGGCAAGGGCAAGGCGCAGATCACCATGGACCAGGTAGAGCCGGCCAGGGTGGCGCGCTACGCCAGCGCCGATGTGGACATGACGCTGCGCCTGGTGCCTTTGCTGCAGACCGAGATGGCGCAGAAACGCCAGACCGAACTGTTCGACACGGTGGAGATGCCGCTGGTGCCGGTCATCTGCGCCATCGAACGGGCCGGTGTGCTGCTGGATGTTCCCTTCCTCAAGCGGATGGAGCTCGATCTGGCGCAGCGGCTGACATTGCTGATCCAGGAAATTCACGCGCTGGCCGGCCTGGCGTTCAACATCAACTCGACGCAGCAGTTGGCCGACGTGCTGTTTGGCAAGCTGGCGATTCCCGCCACCAGCCTGGCGCGCACCCCCACCGGCAAGATCAGCCTGACGGCCGGGGTGTTGGAGGGGATGGCGGGCAAGCATCCGATCATTGACAAGATCCTGGAATATCGGCAGTTGGGCAAGCTGCAGTCCACCTACGTGCTGGCGCTGCCCAACCTGATCAACCCGCGCACGGGCCGCGTGCATACCAGCTTCAACCAGGCCGGCGCGGAGACCGGGCGCCTCTCCAGCTCCAACCCAAATCTGCAGAATATCCCCATTCGCACCGAGATCGGGCGCCAGGTGCGCCGCGCGTTCATTGCGCCAACGGGCTGGCAGCTCATCGCAGCCGACTATTCGCAGGTAGAGCTGCGCATCGTGGCCCACGCCAGCCGCGACCCCAATCTGCTCGGCGCGTTCGAGCGCGGCGAAGACGTTCATGCCAGCACGGCCGCCGCGGTCTACGGCGTGCCGTTGGCTGAGGTGACCAAAGCGATGCGCGCGCGAGCCAAGACGGTCAACTTTGGGCTGGTGTACGGGCAGGGCGCCTATGGCCTGGCGCAGCAGACCGGCATGACGACCAGTGAGGCGACGGAGTTCATCAGCCGCTACTTCACGATCTATGCCCAGGTGAAGACCTATCTGGACAGCCTGCGCGTGCAGGCCAGCCAGGTTGGCTATGTGGAGACGCTGCTGGGGCGGCGGCGCTACTTTCCCGAACTGGCGCCCAGCGCCAAGACGCCGTTCAACGTGCGCCAGGGGTTGGAACGAGCCGCGATCAACGCGCCCATCCAGGGCACCTCGGCCGACATCATCAAACTGGCGATGATTCGCCTGGCGCAGCGCCTGCAGGAATCCGGGCTGCGCGCGCGCATGATCTTGCAGGTCCACGATGAGTTGGTGCTGGAAGCGCCCGAGGCTGAGATTGACCGCGCCGTCGCCCTCGTGCGCGAGGTGATGAGCAATGCCTTTACCCTCTGCATCCCGCTCAAGGTGGATGTCGAAGTGGGGCCAAATTGGCTGGAGACTGAAGCGTACTGA
- a CDS encoding arginine--tRNA ligase — MKLIAEQLADVVAAAVQAAQAAGQLPTLALPEIPIERPKRKDQGDWATALPLQIVRPVNEARLAQGAGKLTPLQIAQVIAQQVQQMAHPALSSVSALPPGFVNFHLAHDWLTGQVDDIRGQGEAWATLTEGQNRRIQVEFVSANPTGPLHFGGARNAVFGDTLARVMTGAGYDVQREFYINDAGNQIRKFGASLLARYAQALGIARPLPEDGYQGAYLAEWGAQLAAAHGRQFLDMPEERAITELTDLALQMALDGLRTDMARLDVHFDRWFSERSLFRDGAYQTVLALLEAKGLLYHKDDALWFAASQFPGNEKDEVIIRRNGEPTYLASDIAYHYDKFVRRGFERVIDVWAIDHQGHVPRMAAVMAALGLDPARLTIPLYALVKLKRGGEEVKLSKRAGDIVTLTEVVDEVGADAVRFLLLTRAAESEMEFDLKLAAEQSSENPVYYVQYAHARICSILRRAHEAQVVLDETADVTLLHHASEMALLRKMLELPEIIALAAKHLAPHHLTYYAQDLANAFHIFYRDCRVMSSDPADAEIGQARLKLVDACRLMLARTLHLMGMSAPEQM; from the coding sequence ATGAAACTAATCGCTGAACAACTCGCCGATGTCGTGGCCGCGGCGGTGCAGGCGGCGCAGGCGGCGGGTCAACTGCCCACGCTGGCCCTGCCTGAAATTCCGATCGAGCGGCCCAAGCGCAAGGACCAGGGGGATTGGGCCACGGCGCTGCCGCTGCAGATCGTGCGGCCGGTCAATGAGGCGCGCCTGGCGCAGGGCGCAGGCAAACTGACGCCCTTGCAGATTGCGCAGGTCATCGCGCAGCAGGTGCAGCAGATGGCGCATCCGGCCCTGTCCAGCGTTAGTGCGCTGCCGCCCGGCTTCGTCAACTTTCACCTGGCGCACGACTGGCTGACCGGCCAGGTGGATGACATCCGCGGCCAGGGCGAGGCCTGGGCCACGCTGACGGAGGGCCAGAATCGCCGCATCCAGGTGGAATTTGTCAGCGCCAACCCCACCGGCCCGCTCCACTTTGGCGGCGCGCGCAATGCCGTTTTTGGCGACACCCTGGCGCGGGTGATGACCGGCGCGGGCTATGACGTGCAGCGCGAGTTCTACATCAACGACGCCGGCAATCAGATTCGCAAGTTCGGCGCCTCCCTGCTGGCGCGCTACGCGCAGGCGTTGGGCATTGCCCGGCCGCTGCCAGAGGACGGCTACCAGGGCGCCTACCTGGCGGAATGGGGCGCCCAATTGGCCGCGGCGCACGGTCGCCAGTTCCTGGACATGCCCGAAGAGCGGGCCATCACTGAGTTGACCGACCTGGCGCTGCAGATGGCCCTGGACGGTCTGCGCACGGACATGGCGCGCCTCGATGTCCACTTCGACCGCTGGTTCTCCGAGCGCTCCCTCTTCCGTGACGGCGCCTACCAGACCGTCCTGGCGCTGCTCGAGGCCAAAGGCCTGCTCTATCACAAGGATGACGCGCTCTGGTTTGCTGCCAGCCAATTTCCCGGCAACGAAAAGGACGAGGTGATCATCCGTCGCAACGGTGAGCCGACCTATCTCGCTTCGGACATTGCCTATCATTATGACAAGTTCGTGCGCCGTGGCTTCGAGCGGGTGATTGATGTCTGGGCCATTGACCACCAGGGGCACGTGCCGCGCATGGCAGCGGTGATGGCGGCGCTGGGCCTGGACCCGGCGCGCTTGACGATTCCGCTCTATGCCCTGGTCAAGCTGAAGCGCGGCGGCGAAGAGGTCAAGCTCTCCAAGCGTGCAGGCGACATCGTGACCCTGACCGAGGTGGTGGATGAGGTGGGCGCGGATGCGGTCCGTTTCTTGCTGCTGACGCGCGCGGCCGAGAGTGAGATGGAGTTCGATCTCAAGCTGGCCGCGGAGCAGAGCAGCGAGAATCCGGTGTATTATGTGCAGTACGCCCATGCCCGTATTTGCAGCATCCTGCGCCGCGCGCACGAGGCGCAGGTGGTCCTTGACGAGACCGCGGACGTGACCCTGCTGCACCATGCCTCGGAAATGGCGCTGCTGCGCAAGATGCTGGAGTTGCCGGAGATCATCGCGCTGGCGGCCAAGCACCTGGCGCCCCATCACCTGACTTACTATGCGCAAGACCTGGCCAACGCCTTTCACATCTTCTACCGCGATTGTCGGGTCATGTCCAGCGATCCGGCCGATGCGGAGATCGGTCAGGCGCGCCTCAAGTTGGTGGACGCCTGCCGCCTGATGCTGGCGCGCACGCTGCACCTGATGGGCATGAGCGCGCCAGAGCAGATGTAA
- a CDS encoding phosphoglycerate dehydrogenase, producing the protein MQTLKTNGPGRVLVSDPLAAVGLELLLKHGLTVDVRTGLKPAELIEIIPAYDALLVRSETKVSAAVLGAGKQLKVVARAGVGVDNIDLDAATNLGVLVANAPGGNTISVAEHTVGLLLALARNIAQADASLRAGEWKRSRFMGTEVRGKTLGCLGLGRIGAEVARRAQGLAMDVIAYDPYISAEMAAHLNVTLVSLETLVASADFITVHLPLTEETSRMINADALARMKPGVRLINCARGGIIDQAALLAALDSGHVAGAALDVFEKEPLPPDSPLLRHPKVVITPHIAGSTVEAQDQVAVDVAEQVIDVLSGRAARYAVNAPLMAPRDLPFLAPYLNLAERLGRVAVQLGGKNLKSCAITYSGALAEYDLSSVTAAVIKGMLQSVVDVRVNIINAMRLAGQRGLAVSEQKTLRTSQYDNLISVQVMNGGGARKVSGALVQDEPHIVGLDDIWVDFPAQGHLLLTRHHDRPGIIGRIGTMLGDADVNISFMHVGRQTPRGEAIMVLGTDEPIPEALYDLVKDVSHTYWVQAIAL; encoded by the coding sequence ATGCAAACGCTGAAAACGAATGGCCCTGGTCGGGTCCTGGTCTCGGATCCGCTGGCGGCGGTCGGGCTTGAGTTGCTGTTGAAACACGGGTTGACGGTTGACGTACGCACCGGTCTCAAGCCGGCCGAGTTGATCGAAATCATCCCCGCGTACGATGCCCTGTTGGTGCGCAGCGAGACCAAAGTCAGCGCGGCCGTGCTTGGCGCGGGCAAGCAGCTCAAAGTGGTGGCGCGCGCGGGCGTGGGCGTGGATAACATTGACCTGGACGCGGCCACCAACCTGGGTGTGCTGGTGGCGAACGCGCCCGGCGGCAACACCATCTCAGTGGCCGAACACACCGTGGGGCTGCTGCTGGCGTTGGCGCGCAACATTGCGCAGGCCGATGCCTCGCTGCGCGCCGGCGAGTGGAAACGCAGCCGCTTCATGGGCACCGAGGTGCGCGGCAAAACCCTGGGCTGCCTGGGTCTGGGCCGCATCGGCGCGGAGGTGGCGCGGCGGGCGCAGGGCCTGGCCATGGACGTGATCGCGTACGACCCGTACATTTCGGCCGAAATGGCGGCCCATCTCAACGTCACATTGGTGTCGCTGGAGACCCTGGTCGCCAGCGCCGACTTCATCACCGTACACTTACCGTTGACCGAGGAAACCAGCAGGATGATCAACGCGGACGCGCTGGCGCGCATGAAGCCGGGCGTGCGCCTGATCAACTGTGCGCGCGGCGGCATCATTGACCAGGCCGCGCTGCTGGCCGCGCTGGACAGCGGTCACGTGGCCGGCGCGGCGCTCGACGTGTTCGAAAAGGAGCCGCTGCCGCCAGACAGTCCGCTGCTGCGCCATCCGAAAGTCGTCATCACGCCGCACATCGCCGGTTCCACGGTCGAGGCGCAGGATCAGGTGGCGGTGGATGTGGCCGAGCAGGTGATTGATGTGCTCTCCGGCCGCGCGGCGCGCTACGCGGTCAACGCGCCGTTGATGGCCCCGCGCGATCTGCCCTTCCTGGCGCCCTATCTGAACCTGGCCGAACGCCTGGGACGGGTGGCGGTGCAGTTGGGCGGCAAGAACCTGAAATCGTGCGCGATCACCTACAGCGGCGCCCTGGCCGAATATGATCTCTCTTCGGTGACGGCCGCGGTCATCAAGGGCATGCTGCAATCAGTGGTGGATGTGCGCGTGAACATCATCAACGCGATGCGGCTGGCCGGCCAGCGCGGGCTGGCCGTCAGCGAACAGAAGACGCTGCGCACGTCACAGTACGACAACCTGATTAGCGTGCAGGTGATGAACGGCGGCGGCGCGCGCAAGGTCAGCGGCGCGCTGGTGCAGGACGAGCCGCACATTGTGGGCCTGGATGACATTTGGGTAGATTTTCCCGCGCAGGGGCACCTGCTGCTGACGCGTCACCATGACCGGCCCGGCATCATCGGCCGCATCGGCACCATGCTGGGCGACGCCGATGTCAACATCTCGTTCATGCACGTCGGCCGCCAAACCCCGCGCGGCGAAGCGATCATGGTGCTGGGCACCGATGAGCCGATCCCCGAGGCGCTGTACGACCTGGTCAAGGACGTCAGCCATACGTATTGGGTCCAGGCCATTGCACTCTGA